The sequence TATTCTGCCGCAGCTAGAGATAAACCTAGTTGTGCTACAGACATTGGCTCAAACTGTTTCTGTTTAAGTAACTCAGTTACTTTTTGACCGTGTGAAAGCTGTTTGCGTGTTGCTTCATCAAGATCTGATGCGAACTGTGCGAATGCCGCTAATTCGCGGTATTGAGCAAGTGCAGTACGAATACCACCGGCTAATTTCTTAACGAGTTTAGTTTGTGCAGAACCACCTACACGAGAAACCGAGATACCCGGGTTTACCGCAGGGCGGATACCCGCATTGAATAAACCGGATTCTAAGAAGATCTGACCATCGGTAATCGAAATTACGTTGGTTGGAACGAATGCCGATACGTCACCCGCTTGAGTTTCGATGATCGGTAATGCGGTTAAAGAACCTGTTTGACCTTTTACAGCACCATTAGTGAAACGTTCTACATAATCTGCATTTACACGAGATGCACGCTCTAATAGACGAGAGTGGAGGTAGAATACGTCACCCGGGAATGCTTCACGACCCGGTGGACGGCGTAAAAGAAGTGAAATTTGACGGTAAGCTACCGCTTGTTTCGATAAATCATCGTAAACGATTAGCGCATCTTCACCACGGTCACGGAAGTATTCACCCATCGCACAACCTGCGTATGGTGCAAGATATTGCAACGCGGCAGATTCAGACGCGGAAGCCACAACTACGATGGTATTTTCTAACGCACCGTGTTCTTCTAATTTACGCACCACGTTTGCAATCGTTGAGGCTTTTTGCCCAATCGCCACGTAGATACATTTAATACCTGAATCACGTTGGTTGATGATCGCATCAATCGCTAATGCGGTTTTACCGGTTTGACGGTCGCCGATGATAAGCTCACGCTGACCACGACCGATTGGTACCATTGAGTCTACCGCTTTGTAACCGGTTTGAACCGGTTGATCAACCGATTGACGGTCAATAACACCTGGTGCAATTACTTCGATTGGTGAGAAACCGTCATTTTGGATTTCACCTTTACCGTCGATTGGTTGACCAAGGGTATTCACCACACGACCTAATAAGCCACGACCAACTGGCACTTCTAAAATACGACCTGTGCATTGTACTTGCATACCTTCTGCTAAATCAGCATAAGGACCCATTACAACTGCACCAATAGAATCTCTTTCTAAGTTTAATGCAATCGCATAACGATTGCCTGGTAATGCAATCATTTCACCTTGCATTACATCAGATAAGCCGTGGATACGAATAACCCCGTCACTTACTGAAACGATTGTCCCTGTGCTTTGAGCTTTACTCACCACATTAAATTGGGCAATACGCTTTTTAATCAATTCACTAATTTCAGTTGAATTTAGTTGCATTTTTTATTCCTCTTACAAGCTCAACTCTTGACTCAAGCGGTTTAGCTGTCCACGACTACTACCATCAATAACAACATCATCATAACGAATAATGACACCCGCAATTAACGAACTATCTACCGATGAAGTAATACGTACTTTTGTTCCGAGTCGCTTTTCCATCGCGTTAGCAATTTTAGTCTGTTGTGCATCTGTTAAATGATTTGCAGAAATCACTTCAACATCTTTCACAGCTTCGTACTCTGCACGTAACTGTAAAAACGCACTTAATACAGCAGGTAATACCGCTAAACGTTTATTCTCTGCCATAACGCGAATGAAATTTTGCCCATATTGATCCAGTTGCTCACCACAAATATTGATAAATGTATCAGAAATCTGACCGCTTGCAAGTGATGAACCGATAAAATCAGCAACCTGCGGATTCTCGGCAACAACAGCAGAAAACTCCAGCATATCCTGCCATTTATTCAACTGACCTTGTTCTAAAGCAAAATCGAAAGCTGCTTTAGCATAGGGGCGAGCTACTGTGCTTAGTTCTGACATCTGCCCCACCTTTTTATAGTTCTGCAACTAGCTTATCAATAATATCGTTGTTCGCTGCAGCATCCACTGAACGACCGACAATTTTTTCTGCACCGGCAACAGCCAATGCCGCGAC comes from Mannheimia granulomatis and encodes:
- the atpA gene encoding F0F1 ATP synthase subunit alpha, giving the protein MQLNSTEISELIKKRIAQFNVVSKAQSTGTIVSVSDGVIRIHGLSDVMQGEMIALPGNRYAIALNLERDSIGAVVMGPYADLAEGMQVQCTGRILEVPVGRGLLGRVVNTLGQPIDGKGEIQNDGFSPIEVIAPGVIDRQSVDQPVQTGYKAVDSMVPIGRGQRELIIGDRQTGKTALAIDAIINQRDSGIKCIYVAIGQKASTIANVVRKLEEHGALENTIVVVASASESAALQYLAPYAGCAMGEYFRDRGEDALIVYDDLSKQAVAYRQISLLLRRPPGREAFPGDVFYLHSRLLERASRVNADYVERFTNGAVKGQTGSLTALPIIETQAGDVSAFVPTNVISITDGQIFLESGLFNAGIRPAVNPGISVSRVGGSAQTKLVKKLAGGIRTALAQYRELAAFAQFASDLDEATRKQLSHGQKVTELLKQKQFEPMSVAQLGLSLAAAEYGYLDDVPVERVGSFEANLLAYAQSNYGEFMQELSKSGNFNDEIKDKLNEILSGFKKNSAW
- the atpH gene encoding F0F1 ATP synthase subunit delta translates to MSELSTVARPYAKAAFDFALEQGQLNKWQDMLEFSAVVAENPQVADFIGSSLASGQISDTFINICGEQLDQYGQNFIRVMAENKRLAVLPAVLSAFLQLRAEYEAVKDVEVISANHLTDAQQTKIANAMEKRLGTKVRITSSVDSSLIAGVIIRYDDVVIDGSSRGQLNRLSQELSL